One window from the genome of Oryza glaberrima chromosome 3, OglaRS2, whole genome shotgun sequence encodes:
- the LOC127768554 gene encoding suppressor of disruption of TFIIS-like, producing MEFEDRCHKVQEPKFDCLLFDLDDTLYPLSSGIASHVKKNIGDYMVEKLGIEESKIENLGNLLYKNYGTTMAGLRAIGYSFDYDEYHSFVHGRLPYENIKPDPVLKHILKNLRIRKLIFTNGDKDHAVRALKRLGLEDCFEGIICFETLNPPCPSPPCDGEASIFDIAGHFSMPGAAADELPRTPVLCKPNVDAMEEALRIANVNPHKAIFFDDSVRNIQAGKRIGLHTVLVGTPQRVKGADHALESIHNIREALPELWEEAEKAEDVLIYSDRVAIETSVTA from the exons ATGGAGTTCGAAGACCGCTGCCACAAGGTCCAGGAGCCCAAATTCGACTGCCTGCTGTTTG ACCTCGATGACACTCTGTACCCACTGAGCTCGGGGATCGCGTCCCATGTCAAGAAGAACATTGGAG ATTACATGGTTGAGAAGCTGGGTATTGAGGAGAGCAAGATTGAGAACCTTGGCAATCTGCTGTACAAGAACTACGGCACGACGATGGCCGGACTCAGG GCAATAGGCTACAGCTTCGATTACGATGAGTACCACAG CTTTGTCCATGGAAGACTGCCCTACGAGAACATCAAGCCGGACCCTGTCCTGAAGCACATTCTCAAGAACCTGCGCATCCGCAAACTC ATATTCACCAACGGCGACAAGGACCACGCCGTGAGAGCCCTCAAGAGGCTGGGGCTGGAGGACTGCTTCGAGGGGATCATCTGCTTCGAGACCCTCAACCCGCcgtgcccgtcgccgccgtgcgacGGGGAGGCCAGCATCTTCGACATCGCCGGACACTTCTCCatgcccggcgccgccgccgacgagcttcCCAGGACACCCGTCCTCTGCAAGCCCAACGTCGACGCCATGGAGGAGGCCCTCAGGATCGCCAACGTGAACCCTCACAAGGCG ATTTTCTTCGACGACAGCGTGAGGAACATCCAGGCGGGGAAGAGGATCGGGCTCCACACGGTGCTGGTGGGCACGCCGCAGCGGGTGAAGGGCGCGGACCACGCGCTGGAGAGCATCCACAACATCAGGGAGGCGCTGCCGGAGCTGTGGGAGGAGGCCGAGAAGGCGGAGGACGTGCTCATCTACTCCGACCGCGTCGCCATCGAGACATCGGTGACCGCGTAG